The Alphaproteobacteria bacterium DNA window CGACGCGCATCCTCTCGTTCGTCGCCGGCAACGTCGATCTCACCTTCGATTCGGACGTCACCTTCCCGATGCTGAAGGACGTCAAGACACAGGCGCCGACGGCGATCTGCGAAGCGCGGCCGACCAACGTCAGCACCAACCTGATCGTCAACAACCAGGCGCCGCCCTTCGACAATCCCGAGATCCGTAAAGCGATGATGCTGGCGCTCGATCGCGATGCCTTCAGCAAGATCATCGCCGAGGGCAACGACCTGCCGGGTGCGGCCATGCTGCCGCCGCCGGCCGGCGTCTGGGGCATGCCGACGGAAGAGCTGGCCAAGCTGCCGGGCTACGCCGACAGGGCCAAGAGCCTGGAGGCCGCCCGCGCCATCATGACCAAGCTGGGCTACAGCGCCGCCAAGCCACTGAAGATCAAGGTCGCCACCCGCAACATCGCGATCTACCGCGATCCCGCCGTGATCCTGATCGACCAGCTCAAGCAGATCTACATGGATGGCGAGCTCGATCCGGTCGACTCGCCCGTCTGGTTCCCCAAGGTGGCGAAGAAGGACTACCAGGTCGGCCTCAACCTGACCGGCGGCGGCGTCGATGATCCCGACGTGATCTTCTACGAGAACTACTCGTGCGGCTCGGAGCGCAACTACACCGGCTATTGCAACAAGGAAGTCGATGCGCTGATCGACGCGCAGTCACGCGAGCTCGATGTCGAGAAGCGCAAGCGCCTGGTCTGGGAGGTCGAGCGCAAGCTGGCCGACGATGTCGCCCGGCCGATCATCTCGTGGAACGTCGCCAACACCTGCATGTTCCCGCACCTCAAGGGCCTCGTGCTGCAGCACAACGCGATCTACAACGGCTGGCGCTTCGACGAGGTCTGGCTCGACAAGTAAGTTGGGAGTGCCGGCGTCGCGCCGGCTCTTCTCCCCCCCCTTTGATCGCCCCGGCTTGATGCCGGTCACCGCAGCACCGGCCCCCCGACAGGGGCCGTTGCTTTGTCAGCCGCTCACCGCCTTCGCCCCGGGGCCTGGACCGCGGCGCTGCGGCGCACAACGTGCGACGCTCGCAATGACGCCACGCGCCGCGCTAGGCTCGCAGCGGGCCCGTCGGCCCTGGGGAGAGCACGCATGAGCGATACCGATCTCTGGCGCTGGGACGCCGTCGATCTCGCCTCGGCGATTCGCGCGCGCAAGGTGTCGAGCGTCGAGGCGACGCGCGCGGTGCTCGACCGCATCGAAGCGGTCAATCCCAAGGTCAATGCCGTGGTGCGCCTGACCGCCGACGAGGCGCTCGATGCCGCCAACGCCGCCGACGACGCGGTACGCCGCGGCGGCCAGCTCGGCGCGCTGCATGGCGTGCCGGTGACCATCAAGGAGAACATCGACCAGGCCGGCCATCCCACGATCAACGGCGTGGTGGCGTTCAAGGAGCTGACGGCGCAGGAGGACTCGCCGCCGGTCGCCAACTGGCGTAGGGCGGGCGCGGTAATCGTCGGGCGCACCAACACGCCGGCCTTCTCCCTGCGCTGGCACACCGACAACGACGTGCATGGCCCCTCGCTCAATCCCTGGTGCCGGACGCGCACCTCGGGCGGCTCGTCGGGCGGCGCCTCCGCCGCGCTCGCCGTCGGCATCGCGCCACTGGCGCACGGCAACGACTATGGCGGCTCGATCCGCTATCCCGCCTACACCTGCGGTCTCGCCGGCATCCGCCCGACGCAGGGCCGCGTGCCGGCATTCAATGCCACGGCGACAGCCGAGCGCGCCGCCAGCAACCAGCTCATGGCGGTCAACGGCCCGCTGGCGCGCAAGGTGCGCGACGTGCGCATCGGGCTCTCGGCCATGGCCGGCGGCGACGCGCGCGATCCGATCTGGGTGCCGGCCCCGCTGGAGGGTGCGGCGCCCGCGCGGCCGATCCGCGTGGCGCTGTGCCCTACGCCCAAGGGCATGTTCACGCATCCCGCCGTGGCCGAAGCGGTGCGCAAGGCCGGCAAGGCGCTGGCCGACAACGGCTACGCCGTCGAGGAGATCGAGCCGCCCTCGGTCGAGGCAGGCGCGGCGCTGTGGCAGGCGCTGGTCTTCACCGAGGCGCGACACATGACCTGGGAGACGGTGCAGAAGCTGGGCGATGCGCAGGCCCGCAAGGCGATGAGCCTGTGGTTCGAGGTGCAGCCCGACCTGTCGATCCTCGACTACATGAAAGGCCTGGCGCAGGTCCTGACCCAGCGCCGCGAGTGGTCACGCTTCATGGAACGCTATCCGCTCGTTGTCGGCCCGAACTCCGGCGACCTGCCCTTCGAGGTCGGCTTCGACCACAAGGACGTCGCCACCATCCGCCACGTTCTGTCGGCGCAGGCGCTGATGACGACCATCAACATGCTCGGGCTGCCCTCGGCGGCGGTGCCGGTGGGCACGACCACGGCAGCCGGCGCGCCGCTTGGCCTGCCGCTGGGCGTGCAGATCGCGGCGCAGCGCTATCGCGAGGACCTCGCGCTCGATGCCGCGGAGATCGTCGAGGCCGTGCACGGCGTGACGACGCCGATCGACCCCACCTGGTGATCGAGGGAACAATCATGGCATCGTCAACGAAGCGCGCCGTCGTCGTGGGTGGCGGCGTGATGGGCGGCGGCATCGCCGCGATGTTCGCCGGCGGCGGCTGGCACACCGATGTGGTGTCGCGCTCGGCCTCGACGCGCGACGCGATACCGGGTGTGGTCGAGCGTTGCCTGAAGGCGATGGCCAAGCCGGTCGACCTCACAAGAGTAAAGACCCATGCGACACTGCCCGAGGTGCCATGGTCCGATGTCGCCATCGTCGTCGAGACGGTGAGCGAGGATCTGCCGCTCAAGCAGAGGATCTTCGCCGAGCTCGAGACGCTCGCGCCCAAAGGCACCCCGCTCACCAGCAACTCGTCGTCCTTCCCGATCAGCAGGATCGGCAAGGATCTGTCGACTCAGTCGCGCATGATGGGCCTGCACTTCTTCATGCCGGCGCACCTCGTGCCGCTGGTCGAGGTTGTGCGCTCGGTGCACACCGACGTGACGCTCGCCGAGTCCGTCGGCGACATGATGTCGTCGCTGGGCAAGCGGCCGGTGCAGGTGCGCAAGGACGTGATCGGCTTCCTCGGCAACCGCATCCAGGGCGCGCTGATGCGCGAGGCGCTATGGCTGATCGAAGAGGGCGTCGCCTCGCCCGAGGACGTCGACGCCACGGTGCGGCTGAGCTTCGGCTTCCGCTACGCCGCCGCCGGCCCGATCCTGCAGAAGGAGCACTCGGGCTGGGACACGACCTGCGCGGTGGCCAAGATCATTTACCCCGACCTCAGCAACGCCGACGGCCCGCCGCCGGTGCTGCAGAAGAACGTCGACGAAGGCCGCATCGGCTTCAAGACAGGCCGCGGCTTTTTCGACTGGACGCCGGACAAGATTGCCGCCGAGCGCGCGCGCTACGAACGAGCGCTGCTCAAGTGCATGGAAATCTTCAGGGAGGAAGGCATCATCTGATGCCTTGCCTCACGACGACGGCGGGATGAAGGGCTGAACGATCGCCTGGAACGCCGGCAGGGCTTCCAGTCGCCTCGCGTGATTGGCCAGCGCCGGGAACCGGGCCATGGGCATCAGGTCCGGATGCGCCTCGCCGATGAAGCGCAGCGCACAGGCGACGGCGATGTCGGCATGACCGATCCTCGCGCCGAACCAGAAGTCGCCGGGCCGGCGGGTCCGGTCGGATTCCAGCTGGCTCGCCGCGCCGACGACCTGCGCGCGGCAGCGCTCGACGAACAGGGCCGACGCCTGCTGGTGCAGGCGCAACTCGTAGAACAGGCTCACCGCCTTGTCGGCCATGCCGGTGGCGAGCGCCGCGACCTTCAGCGCCTGGCGACGCTGCGGCTCAGCGATCGGAAACATGCGCTTGTCCGCCGGCACGAGACTGTCGAGATAGTCGAGAATGCTGTGGCTCTCGATCAGCGCGTCGCCGTCGTCGAGCACCAGGGTCGGCACGCGGGTCAGCGGGTTGTAGGGCCTGAGCTTGTCGGCATCGCCGAAGGTCGACCACGGACGGTGCTCGAACGGCATGCCGTAGAGCGTCAACGCGACGCCGACGCGACGCACGAAAGGCGAATCGTATTGGCCGATGAGGATCACAGCGCTCGCTCCGCGAAAGGTCGGATTGCTATAGCGCGCGTTGCGCCCGACGCAAGCCTCCCGTGATTTGACTCGTCGCCGCGCCACTGCGAGCGTTTCGACATCCAAGGGAGGACACGCGATGGCGGGCAGCATCGCCTGGAACGAGTCGAGTCTCGCCATCGCGGGCGTGAAACTGCATCTCGCACGCGCCGGCAAGGGACGACCGCTGCTGGTGCTGCACCATGACACCGGCACGCTCCCGCGATTGCCGTTCTACGACGCGCTGGCCCAAGGCTTCGACGTGCTGGTGCCGCATCATCCCGGTTACGGCAGGTCGGAGCGGCCGCAGTGGTTGCGCCATCCGCGCGATGTTGCCGTGATGTATAGCTGGCTGCTCAGCGAGCTTGGCGTCTCCGCGCCGACCCTCGTCGGGCTGGGATTCGGCGGCTGGATCGCGGCGGAGATGGCGACGGCGGCGCCGCGCGATGTGGGAGCTCTGGCGCTGGTCGGCGCGATGGGCGTGAAGCCGCCGCAGGGCGACATCCTCGACCAGGCACTGCTGAGCTACGTCGATTACGTCAAGGCCGGCTTCCACCAGCAGAGCGCGATGAACGCGGTATACGGCGCGGAGCCCAGCACCGACCAACTGGTGGAATGGGACGTCTGCCGGGAGATGAGCTTCCGCATCGCCTGGAAGCCCTACATGTACAGCCAGACGCTGCCCCACCTTCTGGGCGGCGTGAAGGCCCGCGCGCTTGTGGTGCATGGCGACGACGATCGCGTCGTGCCGAGGAGCGCCGCCGAGGTTTATGCCAGGGGCCTGCCCAACGCGACGCTCGAGATCGTCCAGGGTTGCGGCCACTACGTCGAGATGGAGAAGCCCGGGGAGCTGGCGGCGCTGGTGACGGCGCTGGCCGGCGGAAACTGAGGGAGGCGACCATGCACCTGATGTACTTCACCGAGCAGCCGATGTCGGCCTACGACTCGAAGAAGGGCCTGGATTTCGGCGCCACCGCCCTGATGTTCTCCAACAGCCACTTCGATCCGATCGCCGGCAGTCGCCTCTACAACGAGTACATCGAGCAGTACAGGCTGGCCGAGGCCGTGAACTTCGACGGCATCATGCTCAACGAGCACCACAACGCGCCGTTCTGCATGCAGGCCAAGGCCAACATCTTCGCCGCCGTGCTCGCGGCCATCACCGAGCGGGTGAAGATCGTCATGCTCGGCAATCCGCTGCCGCTGTCCGACAACCCGCTGCGCCTGGCCGAAGAGCTGGCGATGATCGACATGATCTCGAAAGGCCGGCTGGTCTCGGGCTTCGTGCGCGGTGGCGGCCAGGAGCAGCTGGCGACGGGCGTGAACCCCGCCTACAACCGCGAGCGCTTCGAGGAGGCGCACGAGCTTATCGTCAAGGCCTGGACCCAGCCCGGCCCGTTCCGCTTCGAGGGCACGCATTACCAGCACCGCGTCGTGAACCCTTGGGCGGTGCCGCTGCAGAAGCCCTACCCGCGCGTCTGGATCCCGGGCGTGGTGAGCCGCGAGACCATCATCTGGTCGGCCAAGCAGCGCTATCCCTATATCGCCCTCAACACCTCGATCGAGGCGACCAGGAAGATCTGGGAGACCTACGAGCAGGCGGCGCAGGAAGCCGGCTACACCTCGGGGCCGGAGAATCGCGGCTATCTGCAGCGCGTGCACGTGGCCGAGACCGAGGAGAAGGCGATCGCCAACGCGCGCCAGTTCATGTGGATGCAGGGCGAGTTCACCGGCCTGGCGCATCCGGTGTGGAGCAGCCCCTCGGGCTATTTCTCGCCCACCCAGCGCCGCTCCTTCGTCGAGTTCGCCACCGGGCGCGCCGTCAGCCCGCGCGGCCGGCCCGACTTCCAGCAGCAGCTCGACGACCTGCAGATCATCGCCGGCACGCCCAGGACGGTGATTCCCAAGCTGCGCCGCATCCTCGAGGAGACGCGGCCGGGCATCATGGCGCTGTGGGCCAACGACGGCACGGTGAGCCACGAGGATTCCAAGACCTGCATCCGCCTGCTGGGCGAGGAGGTCCTGCCGGCGCTGCGCGAGACCGGCGCCAGGCTGGGTCTGAACAGCCCGTTCGACTGCAACGCCCCGGTGGGTATCGAGTACTCCACCGACCTGCGCAGGCCGGCCGTGGCGGCGAGCTAATCGATCGAATCTAACATTTTTGGTACCCGCACGTGACGGCGGCAATGATCTTGTTGGGATCGTCGGTCCAGACAAAGGGCCTTGGCATTTGATTTGTCGCGGCGATGAAGCCATCGATCGCCATTTCCAGTTCGGGCACGGAGCGGAAGACGCCGCGCTTCAAGTACCGCCTGGAAAGTATGGCGAAATAGCGCTCGACGGCATTGGGCCACGAGCAGAAAATTGGCGTGAAGTGGAAGGAGAACCGTTTGTGCCGGGCGAGCCAGGCGTGAACCTCCGGATGCTTGTGGGTGGCGTAGTTGTCGAGCACGACATGGACAGCTTTGCCCTTCGGCGTCTCGGCCTCAATGGAGTTGAGGAAGCGAATGAACTCCTGATGGCGATGCTCTCGCATGCAGCGTCCGGTGACCTTTCCCTCAAGGACGTCGAGGGCCGCGAACAGTGTGGTCGTGCCGTTGCGCTTGACGTTGTGCGTCATTGTCCCGGCACGCCCCTTCTTCATGGGAAGACCCGGCTGAGTGCGGTCGAGCGCTTGAGTCTAACTCTTCTCGTCGACCGAGAGCACGATGGCGTGGGCAGGCGGATCAACGTAGAGCCCCACGACAGCCCGCAGTCTTTCGACGAACTTCGGATCGTTGGAGAGCTTGAACTGCTTGATCTGGTGGGGCTGAAGGCCATGAGTCCGCCACATCCATCTCACTGCGCTGGCGCTGAAGCCGCAAGCCTCGCCCGCCGTCGCTCCGGTCCAGTGGGTGGCTTCTCCCGGCGGCCGTTCCTGCGTCAGGGCGACAACCCGAGCGGCGACCTGCGGCCCGAGCAGCGCGATCCGCGACGGTCGCGTCTTGTCGCGCAGCAGGCCCTTGCCCCCTTTCTTCCATGAAGCGTTCCTGCCAGCGCCACACGCAAGTCTTGGACTTCTTCGTCCGACGCATGATCTCGTTCTTTCCAAGGCCCTCGTCCGAAAGCAGGACGATCTCGGCTCGCCATGCGTGCTTCTGCGGCGCGTTGCGGTCCTTCATTATCGCCTTCAGCCGCTTGCGCTCCGAAGACTTCACCGTCATCGATACTCCCGTTCGCATGCGCCAGATTCGCAAGCAACGCCGTCAACTGGAATCCCTTGCGGGATTCTAATGCCAGACGCTATCCACAAGGAAGACGCCCTACAACTGGCCGAAGCCGCCGATGCGGTTGAGCCAAGTCGAATCGACCGGCTGCTTCAGGCGCCACAGTGAGATTCCGAATCTGCTGTTGAAGTCTTTGACGTGCTCGAAGACCCTCGATCGCAGCATCTCGTCGTGCACCCGCTTGCAGTCCGGGACCTCGACGGTGTCGTGCAGCGCCATCAGGGCTCCGGGCTTGAGCAGCTCACGCACCAGGAAGACGTCCTTGCGCAGTCCGCGGTAGCTGTGGTCGCCGTCGACGAATGCGAAATCAACCGTACCCTTGTATGGCCGAAGCAGCTCGCGGACCCGCGTCGAATGCGAGTCGTCGATAATCTCGAGCACGTGCTGAGAGTTCAGCGACTGCTTGATCCGCTTCCAGTGATGCGCATCGGGATGCGCACCGAGGTCGACGGTGATCGTCGCGGCGCAGCCGTAATATTCCCGGAGGAACACCGTCTGGCCGCCTCCCGCGACGCCGATGTCAAGGGACAGCTCCGAGGACTGCGCTTGGGTCGCCATGTAGGAGACGAAGTCGGCGAACTCCGCGGGATCCTGCTGCAGATACAGGCCATCCTCGCGGACCGGATAGCCGAAGTGCTCGAGATCCCCTGAGCCTGAGGCTCGAATCCTATCCATCAGTTCATCGCGGGGCGGCAACGGCTTCAGCGTTGGCATGTCAATCAGACCCTTGCTCCCCTGTCGCAGCCCATGGCTCGCTATGACACGGATTTTCCCCATGGCAGAGCAGCGGTATACATGCATATAGTACCTGTGGAAACCTCCCATCAGTCACAGGTATCAAGGTGCCTGCTTCAGCATTCAATCGTCAGCGGCCGCTGGTCTGTCGCCTGGTCGGGAGTCCGATGCTTCTACCTGCTTTCGCCGGTCGCCGGCGCCGTGATGGATTCGGCAGTTCGTGCGGCCCGATTCGGCCAGGATGAAGAACCCGTTTGGGGCCGCCTGGGACGCCGTCCTAGGGACAACTTGGCGCGCACGGGGAGCATCGTCCGCCGAGCTGAAAATTGTCGTGAATCGCGGCGGACAGCGCATCAGCGTTCGACCGGACGAGTTCGACTCGTTCAGGTTCGAGAACGGCGATAGGCTGACGATCGAGCCGGGAGCTCTAGCGGCACGCTTGGCAAAGACACCCGACGGCAGCAGCCACATCCTGGTCGGCGACGCTTGGGCGATCCGCGTTCCGCCCCGTTACGATCTGGCCGACTTCAAGGGCTTCAAGCTGCCCGTCCACCTTGTGGTTCTGACAGGAGCCGGCCCAGAGACGCTCGATCCGATCGGTGCCGCCCACATCCGCAGCTATGAGAAATTCATGAGCTTGCACCCCGATATGACGGTCCTTGAAATCGGCTGCGGCATCGGCCGTGACGCCATGCAGTTGATCGACTATCTTTCAGCGGACGGTCGCTATATCGGGATCGACGTCACGCGCGACTCCGTTGAATGTTGCCGCAGGAATATCTCCACACGATATCGGAACTTCGAGTTTCACCACTTCGATGCGCAGCACGAACTCTACAATCCGCTGGGCGCGAAGACCTCGCTGGACTTCGCCTTACCGGCGCAGGCAGGCAGCGTCGATCGAGTCTTCTTGGGCTCGGTTTTCACCCACCTGTTTGAAGCAGAGGTCGTGCACTACATGAAGGAGATCCGGCGGGTCCTTCGACCGGACGGCCTCGCTTATGCGACGTTCTTCCGATACTCACCCGAGATCATCGCTGCTGCCGTGCGCACGAACCGAACCCCATTCGGCCTTCGCTTCGAGCATCCGTATGGCGACGGATGTTACATCAACGACCCGGCCTATCCGACCGGGGCAGTCGCCTACACCGACGAGGCGATGATGCGGATGATCGAAGCCGCTGACCTGAAGCTCGCAGGGCCGTATCTGCGCGGTTGGTGGTCGGGCTATTTCGAAGAGGCCGACGACGGCCAGGACGTCGCCCTTCTGACGCCTCGATAGACCGGCGCGATCGATCGGGTACCGGGAGGTCGCGCTTGCGCAGCGTCGACTACACAGCTGCTTGACCCACAGACAGCGCTATCGCACGTTGACCCCCTCAACAATCAGGACGAAACGTGGCCGCAAGCGATATCAGCATTTCCATCGTGGTTCCCACTCATGATCGGCTCAATCTTGTCAAGGAAGCAGTCAGCACGGTCATCCGTCAGGGCGCCGGCTCCTGGGAACTCATCGTTTTCGACAACTGCTCGACCGAGCCTCTGGGCAACTTCGTGCAATCGCTCGCGCACCCCAACGTGCGCTTTGCGCGCTCGGACACGTTTCTCGACGTCACCGCCAGCTGGAATAGGGCGTTCAACATGGCCACGGGCGACTACATCATGCTCATCGGCGACGATGACGGCCTGGCGCCTGGCTTCTTTGATAAGGTCCGGGCGCTCGTCACCGAGCACGATTGGCCCGATATGCTGTACTTCCCGATCCTGCAGTTCTTCCATCCCGGCGTCGCGCCGTGGCGTCGCGAGGGATATGTCGCGCATGTGCGCAGCGAGGCGCTGGGCACCGATTCGAAGCCGCACTACCTCGATCGTTCCCAGAAACGCGAAGCGGTGGCCGGCTCCTTCGGAATGCGTCGCCGCTTCCTGTTCAACATGCAAGGACTGATCTTCAGGCGCTCCTCGGCGGACCGGATGAAGGTCAACGGCGATTTCTTCCAGTCGCCCTTTCCCGATTACTACATCGCCAATGCGGCCATGCTTCTGCTGGACAAGGTCCTGGTTTGTCCCGTGGCCGTGGCGATCGCCGGCGTATCGAAGGCGTCCTTCGGTTTCACGCTGTTCAACAATGAGGAAGCGCGCGGCGCGGCGATGCTAAAGACGGAGAATCGAGCGGATCCGTTCTGGCAGGACATGGAGCCCATCGTCCTGCCCGGCCCAGCCTACAACACCAACTACATCATAACCATGCGACACCTGCAGGAGAGGCTCGGTGCCGCCTGGGACATGAAGCCCGACTTCAAGCGCTATCGACGGATGCAGATCGCCGCGCTGGTCGACGCCCGGCTGCCTTTGCGTGAGGTCATCCTGACCCCGAACGAACGACTATTCGCGCTGGCCGTGAAGGGCATGAAGAAGGTGCGCAACCTCTGGCCGTTCAATCGCATCCTCCATCACATTCAGCATCCACTGGCCGCGCCGCCGAAAGTTACGGAGCTCGCGGTCGG harbors:
- a CDS encoding amidase (catalyzes the hydrolysis of a monocarboxylic acid amid to form a monocarboxylate and ammonia), which encodes MSDTDLWRWDAVDLASAIRARKVSSVEATRAVLDRIEAVNPKVNAVVRLTADEALDAANAADDAVRRGGQLGALHGVPVTIKENIDQAGHPTINGVVAFKELTAQEDSPPVANWRRAGAVIVGRTNTPAFSLRWHTDNDVHGPSLNPWCRTRTSGGSSGGASAALAVGIAPLAHGNDYGGSIRYPAYTCGLAGIRPTQGRVPAFNATATAERAASNQLMAVNGPLARKVRDVRIGLSAMAGGDARDPIWVPAPLEGAAPARPIRVALCPTPKGMFTHPAVAEAVRKAGKALADNGYAVEEIEPPSVEAGAALWQALVFTEARHMTWETVQKLGDAQARKAMSLWFEVQPDLSILDYMKGLAQVLTQRREWSRFMERYPLVVGPNSGDLPFEVGFDHKDVATIRHVLSAQALMTTINMLGLPSAAVPVGTTTAAGAPLGLPLGVQIAAQRYREDLALDAAEIVEAVHGVTTPIDPTW
- a CDS encoding class I SAM-dependent methyltransferase, with the protein product MPTLKPLPPRDELMDRIRASGSGDLEHFGYPVREDGLYLQQDPAEFADFVSYMATQAQSSELSLDIGVAGGGQTVFLREYYGCAATITVDLGAHPDAHHWKRIKQSLNSQHVLEIIDDSHSTRVRELLRPYKGTVDFAFVDGDHSYRGLRKDVFLVRELLKPGALMALHDTVEVPDCKRVHDEMLRSRVFEHVKDFNSRFGISLWRLKQPVDSTWLNRIGGFGQL
- a CDS encoding LLM class flavin-dependent oxidoreductase encodes the protein MHLMYFTEQPMSAYDSKKGLDFGATALMFSNSHFDPIAGSRLYNEYIEQYRLAEAVNFDGIMLNEHHNAPFCMQAKANIFAAVLAAITERVKIVMLGNPLPLSDNPLRLAEELAMIDMISKGRLVSGFVRGGGQEQLATGVNPAYNRERFEEAHELIVKAWTQPGPFRFEGTHYQHRVVNPWAVPLQKPYPRVWIPGVVSRETIIWSAKQRYPYIALNTSIEATRKIWETYEQAAQEAGYTSGPENRGYLQRVHVAETEEKAIANARQFMWMQGEFTGLAHPVWSSPSGYFSPTQRRSFVEFATGRAVSPRGRPDFQQQLDDLQIIAGTPRTVIPKLRRILEETRPGIMALWANDGTVSHEDSKTCIRLLGEEVLPALRETGARLGLNSPFDCNAPVGIEYSTDLRRPAVAAS
- a CDS encoding alpha/beta fold hydrolase is translated as MAGSIAWNESSLAIAGVKLHLARAGKGRPLLVLHHDTGTLPRLPFYDALAQGFDVLVPHHPGYGRSERPQWLRHPRDVAVMYSWLLSELGVSAPTLVGLGFGGWIAAEMATAAPRDVGALALVGAMGVKPPQGDILDQALLSYVDYVKAGFHQQSAMNAVYGAEPSTDQLVEWDVCREMSFRIAWKPYMYSQTLPHLLGGVKARALVVHGDDDRVVPRSAAEVYARGLPNATLEIVQGCGHYVEMEKPGELAALVTALAGGN
- a CDS encoding peptide ABC transporter substrate-binding protein, with product MRHTKMVFAATGVAAMLMSGIALAQKSGGTLRIAHRDNPPSASIHEEATISTVMAFMPVYNNLVMFDPKEKLNSADKLVGELATSWSWNADKSQLTFKLRDGVKWHDGKPFTSADVVCTWDALTGKAKGESAMRKNPRKVWYKNLKETKANGPLEVTFVLERTQPSFIAMLASGYTPVYPCHATAAQMRTKPIGTGPFKFVEFKRNESIKLVKNPDYFKKGQPYLDAIDWTIVSSRSTRILSFVAGNVDLTFDSDVTFPMLKDVKTQAPTAICEARPTNVSTNLIVNNQAPPFDNPEIRKAMMLALDRDAFSKIIAEGNDLPGAAMLPPPAGVWGMPTEELAKLPGYADRAKSLEAARAIMTKLGYSAAKPLKIKVATRNIAIYRDPAVILIDQLKQIYMDGELDPVDSPVWFPKVAKKDYQVGLNLTGGGVDDPDVIFYENYSCGSERNYTGYCNKEVDALIDAQSRELDVEKRKRLVWEVERKLADDVARPIISWNVANTCMFPHLKGLVLQHNAIYNGWRFDEVWLDK
- a CDS encoding glycosyltransferase family 2 protein, translated to MAASDISISIVVPTHDRLNLVKEAVSTVIRQGAGSWELIVFDNCSTEPLGNFVQSLAHPNVRFARSDTFLDVTASWNRAFNMATGDYIMLIGDDDGLAPGFFDKVRALVTEHDWPDMLYFPILQFFHPGVAPWRREGYVAHVRSEALGTDSKPHYLDRSQKREAVAGSFGMRRRFLFNMQGLIFRRSSADRMKVNGDFFQSPFPDYYIANAAMLLLDKVLVCPVAVAIAGVSKASFGFTLFNNEEARGAAMLKTENRADPFWQDMEPIVLPGPAYNTNYIITMRHLQERLGAAWDMKPDFKRYRRMQIAALVDARLPLREVILTPNERLFALAVKGMKKVRNLWPFNRILHHIQHPLAAPPKVTELAVGGIGSAVELFEMLQPAPGTDDAGWAVVPRGAK
- a CDS encoding glutathione S-transferase family protein, which produces MILIGQYDSPFVRRVGVALTLYGMPFEHRPWSTFGDADKLRPYNPLTRVPTLVLDDGDALIESHSILDYLDSLVPADKRMFPIAEPQRRQALKVAALATGMADKAVSLFYELRLHQQASALFVERCRAQVVGAASQLESDRTRRPGDFWFGARIGHADIAVACALRFIGEAHPDLMPMARFPALANHARRLEALPAFQAIVQPFIPPSS
- a CDS encoding class I SAM-dependent methyltransferase is translated as MKNPFGAAWDAVLGTTWRARGASSAELKIVVNRGGQRISVRPDEFDSFRFENGDRLTIEPGALAARLAKTPDGSSHILVGDAWAIRVPPRYDLADFKGFKLPVHLVVLTGAGPETLDPIGAAHIRSYEKFMSLHPDMTVLEIGCGIGRDAMQLIDYLSADGRYIGIDVTRDSVECCRRNISTRYRNFEFHHFDAQHELYNPLGAKTSLDFALPAQAGSVDRVFLGSVFTHLFEAEVVHYMKEIRRVLRPDGLAYATFFRYSPEIIAAAVRTNRTPFGLRFEHPYGDGCYINDPAYPTGAVAYTDEAMMRMIEAADLKLAGPYLRGWWSGYFEEADDGQDVALLTPR
- a CDS encoding 3-hydroxyacyl-CoA dehydrogenase; translation: MASSTKRAVVVGGGVMGGGIAAMFAGGGWHTDVVSRSASTRDAIPGVVERCLKAMAKPVDLTRVKTHATLPEVPWSDVAIVVETVSEDLPLKQRIFAELETLAPKGTPLTSNSSSFPISRIGKDLSTQSRMMGLHFFMPAHLVPLVEVVRSVHTDVTLAESVGDMMSSLGKRPVQVRKDVIGFLGNRIQGALMREALWLIEEGVASPEDVDATVRLSFGFRYAAAGPILQKEHSGWDTTCAVAKIIYPDLSNADGPPPVLQKNVDEGRIGFKTGRGFFDWTPDKIAAERARYERALLKCMEIFREEGII